The following are from one region of the Paenibacillus sp. KS-LC4 genome:
- the recQ gene encoding DNA helicase RecQ, whose protein sequence is MLEQARAELKRVYGYDSFRPGQEAIIQGILEGRDTLAILPTGGGKSVCYQIPSLLLNGTTLVVSPLISLMKDQVDALNRLGIPAAFLNSSLGAVEYREVLRSAFRGDYKLLYVAPERLDAPMFSSLSEQMEIPMIAIDEAHCVSQWGHDFRPSYRQLAGWIGQLANRPLVAGFTATATDEVARDVSAMLGMHDPNIFVSGFARPNLSLSVISGADKKKFLQKFISEREEQSGIIYTATRKEAESVHDQLVRKGIAAGKYHGGLSDEERATTQERFRFDELRVMVATNAFGMGIDKPNVRYVLHWQMPGDVESYYQEAGRAGRDGEESECILLFEPQDVQVQRFLIEQGVGDTERKSIQLSKLNTMMNYSRTHRCLQQFIVDYFGERNVEPCGKCGNCLDKSELIDRTSEAQKALSCVGRMRGRFGVTMAAKVLKGSRDKRLLEFRLDELTTYGLLSSWPEKEITDWLYWLVAEGYLRMSDGQYPTVSLTTNALPVLEGKETVMQRLRTTVKRRDSGQGGVASPLFDALKQWRKETAARENVPPFMLFFDATLKELADARPLTEDELLQTKGIGAAKARKYGAEVLAIIGEHAGKPNEATGRAAGGTASFGPGQPSVGAPARTTSSESPGRVASDETPSHVLSLELFNEGKSPQDIAAERGLSRVTVEGHIIRCAEEGYELDFSRIIPAHREEEIVAAIMELSPEKLRPIKDALPDDVDYFAIHAVIFKYGLKAED, encoded by the coding sequence ATGCTGGAGCAAGCTAGAGCCGAGCTGAAACGGGTGTACGGCTATGACTCGTTTCGACCTGGACAGGAAGCCATTATTCAAGGAATACTGGAAGGCCGGGATACGCTTGCCATACTCCCGACTGGCGGAGGCAAGTCCGTCTGTTACCAAATACCGTCCTTGCTGCTAAATGGAACGACGCTTGTAGTGTCTCCGCTCATATCGCTAATGAAGGATCAGGTCGATGCGCTGAACAGACTCGGCATTCCAGCCGCTTTTCTGAACAGTTCGCTTGGAGCTGTTGAGTATCGGGAGGTGCTGCGAAGCGCGTTCAGAGGCGATTACAAGCTGCTTTATGTGGCGCCAGAGCGGCTTGATGCGCCGATGTTCAGCTCACTTAGCGAGCAGATGGAAATTCCAATGATCGCTATTGACGAGGCGCACTGCGTTTCACAGTGGGGTCATGATTTCCGCCCAAGCTATCGCCAGCTCGCAGGCTGGATTGGGCAGCTGGCGAATCGTCCGCTAGTTGCAGGCTTTACCGCAACGGCAACGGATGAGGTGGCGCGGGATGTATCGGCTATGCTGGGAATGCATGATCCCAATATTTTTGTCAGCGGCTTTGCAAGGCCGAACCTATCGCTGTCGGTCATTAGCGGTGCGGACAAGAAGAAGTTTTTGCAAAAGTTTATTTCCGAGCGCGAGGAGCAGTCGGGCATTATTTATACGGCTACGCGCAAAGAAGCCGAGTCCGTGCATGATCAGCTTGTACGCAAAGGCATTGCCGCAGGCAAATACCACGGCGGGCTATCCGACGAGGAGCGGGCTACGACGCAGGAGCGCTTCCGTTTTGATGAGCTGCGCGTCATGGTTGCCACGAATGCGTTTGGCATGGGCATCGACAAGCCTAACGTGCGTTATGTGCTTCACTGGCAAATGCCCGGCGACGTGGAGTCGTATTATCAGGAGGCAGGCAGGGCCGGACGCGACGGCGAGGAAAGTGAATGCATTTTGCTGTTCGAGCCTCAGGATGTGCAGGTACAGCGGTTTTTGATCGAGCAGGGTGTTGGTGATACAGAACGGAAGTCGATACAGCTGTCCAAGCTGAATACGATGATGAATTACAGCCGGACGCATCGCTGTTTGCAGCAGTTTATCGTCGATTATTTTGGCGAGAGGAACGTGGAGCCGTGCGGGAAATGCGGCAACTGCCTCGATAAAAGCGAGCTCATTGATCGTACGTCGGAAGCGCAGAAGGCTCTTTCCTGCGTTGGCAGAATGCGCGGGCGGTTCGGCGTGACGATGGCAGCCAAGGTGCTTAAAGGCTCTCGCGACAAACGGCTGCTGGAGTTCAGGCTGGATGAGCTCACCACCTATGGGCTGCTCAGCAGCTGGCCGGAGAAGGAAATTACCGATTGGCTGTATTGGCTTGTAGCTGAGGGCTACCTGCGAATGAGCGATGGGCAATATCCGACCGTCTCGCTTACGACGAATGCGCTGCCTGTTCTCGAAGGCAAGGAGACGGTCATGCAGCGTCTGCGGACGACGGTGAAGCGTCGGGATTCGGGACAGGGTGGAGTCGCTTCTCCGCTGTTCGATGCGCTGAAGCAGTGGCGCAAGGAGACGGCAGCCCGCGAAAATGTGCCGCCGTTTATGCTGTTTTTTGATGCAACACTCAAGGAACTGGCCGATGCAAGGCCGCTCACGGAAGATGAGCTGCTGCAAACGAAGGGAATTGGTGCAGCCAAGGCGCGGAAGTATGGCGCGGAGGTGCTGGCAATTATCGGCGAGCATGCAGGCAAGCCTAATGAAGCAACTGGCCGTGCAGCGGGCGGAACCGCGTCCTTTGGCCCCGGACAACCGTCGGTTGGCGCTCCCGCTAGGACGACTTCCTCAGAGTCGCCAGGCAGGGTGGCGAGCGACGAAACGCCTAGCCATGTGCTGTCCCTTGAGCTGTTTAATGAAGGCAAATCGCCGCAGGACATAGCCGCAGAGCGCGGCCTCAGCCGGGTAACGGTGGAAGGGCATATTATCCGGTGTGCGGAGGAGGGCTATGAGCTGGACTTTAGTCGGATTATTCCGGCCCACCGCGAAGAGGAGATTGTAGCAGCCATTATGGAGCTGAGTCCCGAGAAGCTGCGTCCGATTAAAGATGCGCTGCCGGATGATGTCGATTATTTTGCGATCCATGCTGTTATTTTTAAATACGGACTGAAGGCAGAGGATTGA
- a CDS encoding sugar kinase yields the protein MGQASPDIITFGESMALFMPQEHKAIERATTLEQGFGGAESNVAIGLSRLGSSVGWFGALGNDPFGRIILKTLRGEGVDVTRVRLSDEAPTGMMFRETVAGRMAVHYYRKHSAASRMEPEHLDEAYIQGAKLLHVTGITAALSDSCRRTVRRAIDIAKDAGVKVSFDPNLRLKLWSIEEAREVLLPFAADADYFLPGWDELMLLYSTNSYEVVKQKLLELDAVTIIKGKDDATIVLEGSEETAVPFYKAEKVIDTVGAGDGFCAGFLAGIMKGMTPVEAVKLASINGSLVVQMRGDWEALPEWSVVEQRMSDKAWVER from the coding sequence GTGGGACAAGCATCACCAGACATCATTACATTCGGAGAATCAATGGCGCTATTTATGCCGCAGGAGCATAAGGCGATTGAAAGAGCGACTACACTAGAGCAGGGCTTCGGAGGTGCGGAAAGCAATGTCGCCATTGGTCTTTCACGCTTAGGCAGCTCGGTAGGCTGGTTCGGCGCACTTGGTAATGATCCTTTCGGTCGGATTATATTGAAAACGCTTCGCGGTGAAGGAGTAGATGTAACCCGCGTTAGACTGAGTGATGAAGCACCGACAGGTATGATGTTCCGCGAGACGGTAGCTGGCCGTATGGCGGTGCATTATTACCGTAAGCATTCCGCTGCCAGCCGAATGGAGCCTGAGCATCTGGATGAGGCGTATATTCAGGGAGCGAAGCTGCTGCATGTAACAGGAATTACAGCGGCGCTTAGCGATAGCTGCCGCCGGACAGTACGCAGAGCCATTGACATTGCTAAGGATGCGGGTGTCAAAGTAAGCTTTGATCCCAATTTGCGTCTGAAGCTTTGGTCAATTGAGGAAGCGCGGGAAGTGCTGCTGCCATTTGCTGCGGATGCGGATTATTTTTTGCCGGGCTGGGATGAGCTGATGCTGCTGTACAGCACAAACAGCTATGAAGTGGTAAAGCAAAAGCTGCTTGAGCTGGACGCGGTAACGATTATTAAAGGCAAAGATGACGCGACAATTGTGCTGGAGGGCAGCGAGGAGACAGCTGTTCCTTTCTATAAGGCGGAGAAGGTCATTGATACAGTCGGAGCAGGCGATGGTTTTTGCGCAGGCTTTTTGGCTGGCATTATGAAGGGAATGACGCCTGTTGAAGCGGTAAAGCTTGCCAGCATCAATGGCTCACTCGTCGTTCAAATGCGCGGAGATTGGGAGGCGCTTCCAGAATGGAGCGTTGTTGAGCAGCGTATGAGCGATAAAGCGTGGGTGGAGCGTTAA
- a CDS encoding DeoR/GlpR family DNA-binding transcription regulator: MAEPNVPSSKGQRRREAILQLLKQQGRVTISEIVEQFDCSEATARRDLEQMEASYPIIRTIGGAMYDGLSVVRDMGFSEKQDISFLEKERIAAKAISLIQEGDVIGLSGGTTNYLIAKQLKLRSGITVVTNAVNIAMELAGSPIQVVVTGGIMRHNSFELCGPLGEGMVEHLNIGKMFIGVDGVSAGGGITTYSEQEAQIAKALIRRSTQTYAVFDQTKVGKMSLFSISPLAALQAFITDQPIEGELKSAAQQLNIDIYVADTNG, translated from the coding sequence ATGGCAGAACCGAATGTTCCGTCGTCTAAAGGACAGCGCCGCCGCGAGGCAATTTTACAATTGCTTAAGCAGCAGGGGCGCGTTACAATTTCCGAGATAGTGGAGCAATTCGATTGTTCGGAGGCGACCGCAAGAAGAGACTTAGAGCAAATGGAGGCCAGCTATCCGATCATACGTACGATTGGCGGGGCGATGTATGACGGGCTCAGCGTCGTTCGTGATATGGGTTTTTCGGAAAAGCAGGATATTTCGTTCCTCGAAAAAGAAAGAATTGCCGCGAAGGCGATATCGCTTATTCAGGAGGGAGATGTTATTGGCCTGTCCGGAGGCACGACCAATTATTTGATCGCTAAGCAGCTTAAGCTCAGAAGCGGTATTACCGTCGTGACGAATGCGGTCAATATTGCGATGGAGCTGGCGGGAAGCCCCATACAGGTCGTTGTAACGGGCGGCATTATGCGCCATAACAGCTTTGAGCTTTGCGGGCCGCTGGGGGAAGGCATGGTCGAGCATTTGAATATTGGAAAAATGTTCATTGGTGTCGATGGCGTTTCGGCAGGCGGGGGCATTACAACGTATTCAGAACAGGAAGCACAAATTGCCAAAGCATTAATCAGACGCTCGACCCAGACATATGCCGTATTCGATCAAACGAAGGTTGGCAAAATGTCACTTTTCTCGATTTCGCCGCTTGCAGCGTTGCAGGCTTTTATTACAGACCAGCCGATTGAAGGCGAGCTTAAATCAGCGGCGCAGCAGCTAAATATTGACATCTATGTAGCAGATACGAACGGTTAG
- a CDS encoding TetR/AcrR family transcriptional regulator, translating to MRLRDENKVEDIFEATIQLINEIGISETSISKIAKRANVSAATIYIYFENKEDMLGKTYLKAKKIMSDKLFNGVDHSAPIQQRFDLYIRNFIQFVQEHKSYFLFMEQISNSPLLQNWCLEETAALYLPIYDFFESGKQQQLFKDVDNDMLITYSILPIAELVKEQFKGAFEFTPEKLDIAIKMSWDAIKK from the coding sequence ATGAGACTAAGAGATGAAAATAAAGTCGAAGATATTTTTGAAGCTACCATTCAGTTGATCAATGAAATTGGCATTTCGGAAACGTCGATTTCTAAAATCGCCAAGCGGGCGAATGTGTCTGCGGCTACGATTTACATTTATTTTGAGAATAAGGAGGATATGCTCGGCAAGACGTATTTAAAAGCGAAGAAAATAATGAGCGATAAGCTGTTTAATGGGGTCGACCATTCCGCGCCAATTCAGCAGCGTTTTGATCTGTACATTCGCAATTTTATCCAGTTCGTACAGGAGCACAAATCCTATTTTTTGTTTATGGAACAAATCTCGAACTCCCCATTGCTGCAAAATTGGTGTCTGGAAGAAACTGCGGCGCTTTATTTACCTATATATGATTTTTTTGAGAGTGGCAAGCAGCAGCAGCTGTTCAAGGATGTAGATAATGATATGCTTATTACGTACTCTATTTTGCCGATAGCCGAACTGGTTAAAGAACAGTTTAAAGGGGCTTTTGAGTTTACGCCTGAAAAGCTGGATATAGCGATTAAAATGAGCTGGGACGCTATAAAGAAATAA
- a CDS encoding glycosyltransferase family 39 protein — protein MRLFNLFQSIRSLSAQTLTLIGGLFFVVVFTASFMNTSQLLQNPLLAAGGILVTLSLILAASWLLGRRLSAKGYLLALMAVSLLTRLGWILWIDTPPDSDFLFMYHAAQLAAAGDFSFNQDEYFLSWVYQFGFTMYEAGMIKLFGEAALFMLKLVNVLFSTATVLLIYYAALELFNEHTARIAGMLYALYIPTIIMCSVLTNQHWSTFFFTLGCLLIINKRFEKSYGWLLIGLAFGLANLMRPLSLVYIAGFIAFLLLFRLFKAKSDECRTAELPIGKLSTGILVRAAGVLLIFYMVQSLASFALVQSGASQYPLSNREPYWKFVVGLNAETDGRWSLEDGKYVLQFKLGEERDAAELALIKERLSDPIAVASLFARKLTVFWGEEDSAVMWSLKDMNRLELAAALKIAERFLFTAMSAAGVYSLYSLWRSRFALQQKASYMLFLILLLGYAFVQLWIEIQARYRLDLLPCFILLQSYGMYLMQSKLPARRKIKLDSLQ, from the coding sequence ATGCGCTTATTCAACTTATTCCAATCCATTCGCTCTTTATCTGCTCAAACACTCACCTTAATAGGAGGCTTGTTTTTCGTTGTCGTTTTCACTGCTTCCTTTATGAATACCTCGCAGCTGCTCCAAAACCCCTTGCTCGCCGCTGGCGGCATTTTAGTTACGCTTAGCCTCATACTTGCCGCCTCTTGGCTGCTTGGACGGAGGCTATCGGCTAAAGGCTATTTGCTTGCACTTATGGCGGTCAGCCTGCTAACTCGGCTTGGCTGGATTCTTTGGATCGATACGCCTCCCGATTCCGATTTCCTGTTTATGTATCATGCTGCCCAGCTCGCAGCAGCAGGCGATTTTTCATTTAATCAGGATGAATATTTCCTAAGTTGGGTATATCAGTTTGGCTTTACGATGTATGAGGCGGGCATGATCAAGCTATTTGGCGAAGCTGCACTGTTCATGCTTAAGCTAGTAAATGTACTATTCAGTACTGCAACCGTGCTGCTCATTTATTACGCTGCGCTAGAGCTGTTTAATGAGCATACGGCGCGAATTGCAGGAATGCTTTATGCCTTATATATTCCTACTATCATCATGTGCTCGGTGTTGACGAATCAGCATTGGTCGACTTTTTTTTTCACACTTGGCTGCCTGCTCATTATAAATAAACGCTTCGAAAAGAGCTATGGCTGGCTGCTAATCGGCCTTGCCTTCGGACTTGCGAACCTCATGAGGCCGCTCAGCCTCGTATATATAGCTGGCTTTATTGCCTTTTTACTGTTATTTCGCTTATTTAAAGCTAAATCGGACGAGTGCAGAACTGCCGAGCTGCCGATAGGCAAGCTCTCTACGGGAATACTTGTCCGCGCTGCCGGGGTACTCCTTATCTTTTATATGGTGCAATCTTTGGCCAGCTTTGCCCTCGTGCAGAGCGGTGCTTCGCAATACCCACTTTCTAACCGGGAGCCATACTGGAAATTCGTCGTAGGGCTGAATGCGGAAACCGATGGCAGATGGTCACTTGAGGATGGCAAATATGTGCTGCAATTTAAGCTTGGCGAGGAGCGCGATGCAGCAGAGCTGGCATTAATTAAGGAGCGTCTCAGTGATCCAATCGCCGTAGCCTCCTTGTTCGCACGCAAGCTCACGGTTTTTTGGGGTGAAGAGGATTCGGCGGTCATGTGGAGCTTGAAGGATATGAACCGTCTGGAGCTTGCCGCTGCCCTTAAAATAGCGGAGCGTTTCCTCTTCACGGCTATGAGCGCCGCTGGCGTATATTCGCTGTACAGCTTATGGCGCAGCCGGTTCGCGCTACAGCAGAAAGCTAGCTATATGCTGTTTCTGATTTTGCTGCTGGGCTATGCGTTCGTGCAGCTATGGATCGAAATACAGGCAAGATATCGGCTTGATTTGCTCCCTTGCTTTATATTGTTGCAGAGCTACGGTATGTATCTAATGCAATCGAAGCTGCCTGCGCGGCGTAAAATAAAGCTCGACTCCCTTCAATAA
- the nagA gene encoding N-acetylglucosamine-6-phosphate deacetylase gives MLNSPASWVIHHVHIVLEDRVMLGSAVIKNGLIHQLLEKDAVLSADELTLPIIDGAGGYLLPGFIDVHVHGGFGADFMDASRSSYDTITRFHASQGTTGMLATTMTAPKAALEAVLQAAAEYRNGDMPYAALLGVHLEGPFLNEKWIGAQNPAYLSPPRLDWLEAWTAAFPDLIQILTLAPEREGSLPLIAWLAENNIIAACGHTDATYADMEAAADAGLSHAVHTYNAMRPLHHREPGTVGAVLSDPRIYAELIADGHHVHPGAIRLLAAAKAADKLILITDAMSAAGMPDGNYSLGGLAVEMKDQVARLQGSDSLAGSSLTMLSAFRYMLANTELSVAEVSRCASGNAAKQLGIYEHTGSIACGKQADIILTDADFTAVSRTWVGGKLVFHASDE, from the coding sequence ATGCTTAACTCGCCCGCCTCATGGGTGATCCATCACGTCCATATTGTATTGGAAGACCGCGTTATGCTCGGCAGCGCCGTTATTAAAAATGGCCTCATTCACCAGCTGCTGGAAAAAGATGCTGTTCTTAGCGCTGATGAGCTGACGCTGCCAATTATAGATGGAGCCGGCGGTTATTTATTGCCGGGCTTTATCGACGTCCATGTGCATGGCGGCTTTGGCGCTGACTTTATGGATGCCAGCCGCAGCAGCTACGACACGATTACCCGTTTTCACGCCTCCCAAGGCACAACTGGCATGCTTGCGACTACGATGACAGCGCCTAAAGCAGCGCTCGAGGCTGTTTTGCAAGCAGCAGCGGAGTACAGAAACGGGGACATGCCCTATGCAGCACTGCTTGGCGTCCATTTAGAAGGACCTTTTCTAAATGAAAAATGGATCGGCGCGCAAAATCCCGCTTACCTCTCGCCTCCGCGGCTTGACTGGCTGGAAGCATGGACTGCGGCGTTTCCCGATTTGATTCAAATATTGACGCTTGCCCCTGAGCGGGAAGGCTCTCTTCCCCTCATTGCCTGGCTTGCTGAAAATAACATCATTGCCGCTTGCGGCCACACAGATGCCACCTACGCGGATATGGAAGCCGCAGCAGACGCCGGGCTGTCCCACGCTGTCCATACGTATAATGCGATGCGTCCGCTGCATCACAGGGAACCGGGAACCGTCGGCGCTGTTCTCAGCGATCCACGGATTTATGCTGAGCTTATCGCCGATGGCCATCATGTTCATCCGGGAGCAATCCGGCTGCTTGCTGCTGCCAAAGCGGCAGATAAGCTCATTCTCATTACCGATGCCATGTCGGCAGCGGGCATGCCCGACGGAAACTACTCGCTCGGCGGCTTGGCCGTCGAGATGAAGGATCAGGTTGCCCGCCTGCAGGGCAGCGACAGTCTCGCAGGCAGCAGTCTGACAATGCTGAGCGCCTTCCGTTACATGCTGGCGAACACGGAGCTGTCTGTCGCTGAGGTCAGTCGCTGTGCGAGCGGCAATGCGGCTAAGCAGCTTGGCATCTATGAGCATACGGGCTCCATCGCTTGCGGCAAGCAAGCAGATATCATCCTGACGGATGCTGATTTCACCGCTGTGAGCCGCACCTGGGTAGGCGGCAAGCTTGTGTTCCATGCTTCCGACGAATAA
- the nagB gene encoding glucosamine-6-phosphate deaminase, with translation MQIIHFNDWELLDAYAAQAIINKIQEKPDAVLGLATGSTPLGIYAKIIEAYRSKEVSFAKTTTVNLDEYVGLPPEHEQSYAYYMKQHLFSHIDITDDHYHLPNGLAGDLQAECGRYDQLLEQNPIDIQLLGLGHNGHIGFNEPDTELSAGTHAVQLKAETLEANARFFESASEVPKMALTMGVGSILKAHTIILVVRGADKAEIVKQALTGPITTAVPASLLQTHPRVIVLLDREAGRKLESYA, from the coding sequence ATGCAAATCATTCACTTTAACGACTGGGAGCTGCTTGACGCTTATGCAGCCCAAGCCATTATTAATAAAATTCAGGAGAAGCCGGATGCCGTGCTAGGGCTTGCTACAGGCTCGACACCTCTCGGCATTTATGCCAAAATAATAGAAGCCTATCGCAGCAAGGAGGTATCCTTCGCCAAGACGACTACCGTCAATTTGGACGAATATGTCGGCCTGCCTCCTGAGCATGAGCAAAGCTATGCTTATTATATGAAGCAGCATTTATTTTCCCATATTGATATTACAGATGATCATTATCATTTGCCCAATGGGCTGGCTGGAGATTTACAAGCCGAATGCGGCCGTTATGACCAGCTGCTGGAGCAAAACCCGATTGATATTCAGCTGCTCGGGCTCGGGCATAATGGACATATCGGCTTTAATGAGCCTGATACCGAGCTATCCGCAGGCACTCATGCCGTTCAATTGAAGGCGGAAACGCTGGAGGCAAATGCCCGTTTTTTTGAATCGGCCTCAGAGGTTCCGAAGATGGCGCTAACGATGGGTGTTGGCTCCATCCTGAAAGCACATACCATAATACTCGTGGTTCGCGGCGCAGATAAAGCGGAGATCGTGAAGCAAGCATTAACCGGCCCTATTACAACCGCTGTGCCGGCTTCGCTGCTCCAGACGCATCCCCGGGTTATCGTGCTGCTCGACCGCGAAGCCGGAAGGAAGCTGGAATCATATGCTTAA
- the fni gene encoding type 2 isopentenyl-diphosphate Delta-isomerase encodes MTITQHTEAEEAEKTAKRKNEHIRICLQEEVNGQHIDTGLDRLRFRHNALPELSFEEIELKTEWFKLPMKAPLLVSSMTGGTSEAGAINRRLAEAAEARGWAIGLGSMRAAIEREDLASSFHVRMEAPSVPVIANLGAVQLNYGFGTDDCLRAVDIAEANALVLHVNSMQEVFQPEGNTDFRGLLARIEQVCRALPVPVGVKEVGWGIDASTAAMLANAGISFIDAAGAGGTSWSQVEKYRAGDGLRRQAAEAFADWGIPTAESVSAIRHTLPHMNVIASGGLRHGVDAAKAIALGANLAGFGRVLLPQAVHGTNDLSIRQLTQQFERIEFELKAAMFGIGVRTIEQLRQTDRLASKAD; translated from the coding sequence ATGACGATAACGCAGCATACGGAGGCGGAGGAAGCGGAGAAAACCGCGAAGCGCAAAAATGAGCATATTCGTATTTGCTTGCAGGAGGAAGTGAACGGCCAGCATATCGATACAGGGCTTGATCGGTTGCGGTTCCGTCATAATGCGCTGCCTGAGCTGTCATTTGAGGAAATTGAGCTTAAGACGGAGTGGTTTAAGTTGCCGATGAAAGCGCCGCTGCTCGTCAGCTCCATGACCGGAGGCACCTCGGAGGCTGGGGCTATCAACCGCCGGCTGGCGGAGGCTGCCGAGGCGCGGGGCTGGGCGATTGGACTCGGCTCCATGCGGGCAGCTATTGAGCGCGAGGACCTGGCGTCCTCCTTCCATGTCAGAATGGAGGCGCCCTCAGTACCGGTCATTGCCAATTTGGGAGCAGTACAGCTGAATTACGGCTTCGGTACGGATGATTGTCTGCGTGCGGTTGACATTGCAGAGGCGAATGCCCTCGTGCTTCACGTCAACAGCATGCAGGAGGTTTTTCAGCCGGAAGGCAATACGGACTTCCGCGGCTTGCTGGCGCGAATCGAGCAAGTATGCCGTGCGCTCCCTGTGCCAGTCGGCGTGAAGGAGGTAGGCTGGGGCATTGATGCTAGCACAGCCGCAATGCTTGCGAATGCAGGTATTTCCTTTATAGATGCCGCAGGAGCTGGAGGCACATCCTGGAGCCAGGTTGAGAAATACCGGGCGGGGGATGGACTGCGCCGGCAAGCCGCGGAGGCGTTCGCGGATTGGGGCATTCCGACAGCGGAAAGCGTTAGCGCCATTCGCCATACATTGCCGCATATGAACGTCATTGCAAGCGGCGGCTTAAGGCATGGTGTTGATGCAGCTAAAGCGATTGCGCTTGGTGCGAATCTCGCTGGTTTTGGGCGTGTCTTATTGCCGCAGGCGGTGCATGGGACAAACGACCTGTCGATTCGCCAGCTTACCCAGCAGTTTGAGCGCATTGAGTTTGAGCTGAAGGCGGCAATGTTCGGCATTGGCGTCCGCACAATTGAGCAGCTTCGCCAGACTGATCGGCTAGCTTCGAAAGCCGACTAA
- a CDS encoding Ger(x)C family spore germination protein translates to MNMRWFKLTLLALCLLLVCTASSGCGFKDIDKRYFIVAMGIDFSGKKQNPYLITLRLAIASPKIEPGAGKAQVETIEASSIAEGVRMLKAHVDKELDFGHCKIFLIGERVAWKDYSPMLDWMKRRRDIQSIANLAIGSPDARTILQINPTAERYPGNALFLSFGADGTDNPYTYVESLSDLSRRVMERGLDPVIPIIRGEGNSGYIINRTALLDKTKIKLVLKPEESQLFNQLAQNFEKSSIQGSFSSNRLVGAISRIKSRFYFREKNGKLQLNMDVHIKALMEEAPPNLFEQSWGPVEKKLSADYSKTTEKLLKKIQQAGVDPFGFGLRYRATHAGEAAWQQWQNIYPTLQFAVKARIKIEGTGLVK, encoded by the coding sequence ATGAATATGCGCTGGTTCAAGCTCACACTGCTAGCTTTGTGCTTGCTATTGGTCTGTACAGCCTCTAGCGGCTGCGGTTTTAAGGATATTGACAAACGTTATTTTATCGTGGCGATGGGTATCGATTTCAGCGGCAAAAAACAAAACCCTTATCTCATTACACTGCGCCTCGCCATCGCCTCACCTAAAATCGAGCCTGGCGCTGGCAAAGCGCAGGTCGAAACCATTGAAGCTTCAAGCATCGCCGAAGGTGTGCGTATGCTGAAAGCCCATGTGGACAAGGAGCTGGACTTTGGTCATTGCAAAATTTTCCTCATTGGCGAGCGCGTTGCCTGGAAGGATTATTCTCCCATGCTGGATTGGATGAAAAGAAGGCGAGATATACAAAGTATTGCGAATTTGGCGATTGGCTCGCCGGATGCGCGGACGATTTTGCAAATAAACCCTACGGCAGAGCGCTATCCGGGAAATGCGCTATTTCTAAGCTTCGGAGCAGATGGGACGGATAATCCCTATACCTATGTAGAATCGCTTTCCGATCTATCCAGACGGGTTATGGAACGAGGTCTCGATCCTGTTATTCCGATTATTCGGGGCGAGGGCAACAGCGGCTATATTATTAACCGTACCGCGCTGCTGGATAAAACGAAAATTAAGCTCGTCCTGAAGCCAGAGGAATCACAGCTCTTTAATCAGTTGGCCCAAAACTTTGAGAAATCCTCCATTCAGGGAAGCTTCTCCAGTAATCGGCTTGTGGGGGCTATCAGCAGAATTAAGAGCCGCTTTTACTTCAGAGAAAAAAACGGAAAGCTTCAATTAAACATGGATGTTCACATTAAAGCGCTTATGGAGGAAGCGCCTCCCAATCTATTTGAGCAAAGCTGGGGGCCCGTGGAAAAAAAACTAAGTGCAGATTACTCTAAAACGACGGAGAAGCTGCTAAAAAAAATACAACAGGCTGGCGTAGATCCCTTTGGCTTTGGCCTGCGCTACCGGGCAACCCATGCCGGCGAGGCAGCCTGGCAGCAATGGCAAAATATTTACCCGACGCTGCAATTCGCCGTCAAGGCCCGAATCAAAATTGAAGGGACCGGCCTAGTTAAGTAG